The Chitinophaga flava genome has a segment encoding these proteins:
- a CDS encoding serine hydrolase domain-containing protein: MRQFIIGIICLISASIQAQQRDSLLETYFASLSAYHLYDGNIALAEKGHKVYAYSGGYADYTAQKPNTAQSRFNLASVSKIFTSTAILQLKDKRKLKLDDEVAKYLPSFPFKGVTIRHLLTHTSGLPNLELYEEVIKQYPDSIIFNAVVLPLLRQWKKGLYFTPGDQFRYCNTNYTLLALITEKVTGISFPAYLEENIFIPAGMKDTYVSIYGSNKDTLCVKQQIKPTYYDSVYLPADQVKRYRYSEYNNQASIGASNIITTMDDMIKFDNAFFSGKLLSLSTVEEAITPLKLNNGKEYTEQMDTMLGEGTGQYGLGWEIFNQPAYGKGVGHGGFKFGLATFYYHNLDRKQMLVAYTNGNSRFGDNVTSCFYMLNNQPPIPLDFKTSAVRAYAKALMEKGPDHAACMLHLYMADTTHYYFNTREMNFLGYDFLYQSNHKSHQQWSLETFKLNTFLDPANFNTYDSYAEALLECGHKEDAVIMYRKSLELNPVSQDGIKAMKKLGLMRK; the protein is encoded by the coding sequence ATGCGACAATTTATTATCGGAATAATATGCCTGATATCAGCCAGCATACAGGCCCAGCAACGGGACTCCCTCCTGGAAACATACTTTGCCTCCCTCTCCGCTTATCATCTTTATGATGGCAATATCGCATTGGCAGAAAAGGGGCATAAAGTATACGCCTATTCAGGTGGATATGCAGATTACACCGCTCAAAAGCCCAACACAGCACAATCACGCTTCAATCTTGCATCTGTTTCAAAGATATTTACCTCCACAGCTATCCTTCAATTGAAAGATAAAAGAAAACTGAAACTGGATGATGAGGTGGCAAAGTACCTTCCCTCCTTCCCTTTTAAAGGAGTCACCATCCGTCATTTGCTTACTCATACTTCCGGCTTGCCTAACCTTGAGCTGTACGAAGAAGTAATTAAACAATACCCCGATTCAATCATTTTCAATGCCGTTGTTTTACCACTGCTCAGGCAATGGAAGAAAGGACTTTACTTTACGCCGGGAGATCAGTTTCGTTATTGTAATACCAATTACACGCTACTAGCCTTAATCACAGAAAAAGTCACGGGCATCTCCTTTCCCGCCTATCTGGAGGAAAATATTTTCATACCAGCAGGCATGAAAGATACTTACGTATCGATATATGGCAGCAACAAGGATACTCTCTGTGTGAAGCAACAGATAAAACCCACTTATTATGATTCAGTGTACCTCCCTGCTGATCAGGTTAAACGTTATCGGTACAGCGAATACAATAACCAGGCAAGCATAGGGGCATCCAATATCATTACCACCATGGATGACATGATAAAATTCGACAACGCATTCTTTAGCGGGAAACTGTTATCATTGTCCACTGTAGAGGAAGCTATTACCCCTTTAAAACTCAATAACGGAAAGGAATATACGGAGCAGATGGACACCATGCTGGGCGAAGGTACAGGCCAGTATGGTCTGGGCTGGGAAATATTTAATCAGCCGGCATATGGAAAAGGTGTAGGTCATGGAGGATTTAAATTCGGACTGGCCACTTTCTATTATCACAACCTTGACCGAAAACAAATGCTGGTGGCTTATACCAATGGCAACAGCAGATTCGGGGATAACGTAACCTCTTGTTTCTATATGCTGAATAACCAGCCTCCCATACCGCTTGATTTCAAGACATCTGCGGTACGTGCGTATGCTAAAGCACTGATGGAAAAAGGACCAGATCATGCTGCCTGCATGCTCCATCTCTATATGGCTGATACCACACACTATTATTTTAATACCAGAGAGATGAATTTTCTTGGGTATGATTTCCTGTATCAATCCAATCATAAATCGCATCAACAATGGTCGCTGGAAACATTTAAACTCAATACCTTTCTGGACCCAGCCAACTTCAATACCTACGATAGCTACGCAGAAGCCTTGCTGGAATGCGGGCATAAAGAGGATGCCGTGATTATGTACAGGAAGTCACTTGAATTGAATCCGGTCAGTCAAGATGGTATCAAGGCGATGAAGAAACTGGGGTTAATGAGGAAATAA
- a CDS encoding class I lanthipeptide, whose amino-acid sequence MKKKKIALAKKLMLNKTTVNSLSEQKNQSEGRISYHTFINCDEEARRNGYFC is encoded by the coding sequence ATGAAAAAGAAAAAAATCGCGTTGGCAAAAAAACTGATGCTCAACAAAACAACCGTTAACTCACTGAGTGAACAAAAAAATCAATCAGAAGGCCGTATTTCCTATCACACTTTTATTAATTGTGATGAGGAAGCCCGCAGGAACGGCTATTTCTGCTAA
- a CDS encoding Crp/Fnr family transcriptional regulator: protein MDNRLTGFFAAMEQYAPLSGDAKNAFTEHLHFRELKKHELYLVQEDIPQKIAYVSRGLLSYYRIQENGDIVIKRFFAENSFVASTAALVKRAPSMFAIEALEDTLLIEFHFEQFKQLMHNYTDLAFFWISYLEENWVARKEELEITLKYLTAKERYLDFIQNNPTLVNRLRQHHIAAFLGVTPTQLSRIRKEL from the coding sequence ATGGATAACAGGTTAACCGGTTTCTTTGCGGCTATGGAGCAATATGCTCCGCTTTCCGGGGATGCAAAAAATGCATTCACAGAACATCTTCATTTCAGGGAGTTGAAAAAACATGAACTGTATCTGGTACAGGAAGACATCCCTCAGAAGATTGCCTATGTCAGCAGGGGATTGCTGTCATACTATAGAATACAGGAAAACGGGGATATCGTTATAAAGCGGTTTTTTGCTGAAAATTCGTTTGTAGCATCTACGGCAGCGCTGGTAAAAAGGGCACCCAGTATGTTTGCTATCGAAGCCCTGGAAGATACGCTACTGATAGAATTTCATTTCGAACAGTTTAAACAGCTGATGCATAACTATACAGACCTGGCCTTTTTCTGGATCAGCTATCTCGAAGAAAACTGGGTGGCCCGGAAAGAGGAGCTGGAAATAACCCTTAAATACCTCACGGCCAAAGAACGTTACCTTGACTTCATTCAAAACAACCCCACGTTGGTGAACCGCCTCCGTCAGCATCATATTGCTGCCTTCCTGGGAGTTACGCCTACACAGCTGAGCCGTATCCGCAAAGAGCTGTGA
- a CDS encoding EamA family transporter, whose translation MNRLKGAFFVVMGAASYGVLATFVKIAGQQGYTTGAVTFSQFLAGFLFLFLLQFFLPRRKQAVPLPLSEKIRLIAGGTSLGLTSTFYYLSVQYLPVSVCIILLMQTIWMGIVYESIRKRAMPAWSRLLAIVIVLGGTILATGVYESHFIPDWKGVLFGMLAAVSYTVAMGVSNSLALEQPVIRKSMYLVLGGLLAILIFWNRQIVVDFRPDIFWKWGLFLATFGTILPPVLFSKGFPKVGIGTGSILSAVEIPVSIGCACIFLQEPVSTLQCLGVALIISGIIAANLKPGKS comes from the coding sequence ATGAATAGACTCAAAGGAGCCTTCTTTGTGGTGATGGGAGCTGCAAGTTATGGCGTACTGGCCACTTTTGTAAAAATCGCAGGACAGCAGGGCTATACCACGGGGGCTGTCACATTTTCCCAATTCCTGGCAGGATTCTTATTCCTGTTTCTCTTACAGTTTTTTTTGCCGCGAAGGAAACAGGCAGTGCCTCTGCCGTTATCAGAAAAAATCAGGCTCATTGCCGGCGGTACTTCCCTCGGGCTTACCAGCACCTTCTATTACCTCTCCGTGCAGTATCTGCCGGTATCTGTTTGTATTATCCTGCTGATGCAGACTATCTGGATGGGCATTGTGTACGAGAGTATCAGGAAACGTGCAATGCCTGCATGGTCCAGGCTTTTGGCCATCGTCATTGTATTGGGAGGAACCATACTGGCTACAGGCGTGTATGAGTCCCATTTTATACCTGACTGGAAAGGAGTGCTGTTTGGTATGCTTGCCGCGGTGAGTTATACAGTTGCAATGGGTGTCTCCAATAGTCTTGCACTTGAACAGCCGGTAATCCGGAAGTCCATGTACCTCGTATTGGGTGGTCTGCTGGCCATTCTCATTTTCTGGAACAGACAGATTGTAGTTGACTTCCGGCCCGATATCTTCTGGAAATGGGGGCTGTTCCTGGCTACATTCGGTACTATATTGCCGCCTGTGCTGTTTAGTAAAGGGTTTCCGAAAGTGGGCATAGGAACTGGGAGTATCCTTTCGGCAGTGGAAATACCAGTTTCTATCGGTTGCGCCTGTATTTTTTTGCAGGAGCCTGTCAGTACGCTGCAATGTCTGGGCGTAGCCCTGATCATTAGCGGTATCATAGCTGCCAATCTGAAACCAGGCAAATCATAA
- a CDS encoding alpha/beta hydrolase: protein MKHSIIMLWVLLAPVLFVKAATVDTVAVFSTAMNKPIRTLVVSPAQKKAGQRFPTVYVLHGYSGNPDRTLKEDIPALPEMADQYGIIFILPDGGYDSWYINSPVKKNSMYETFIGQELVSYIDQHYPTTASRDQRGLMGWSMGGHGALYIGLKQSSNFGVLGSICGAVDFTPFVMDFGIDKLVGADSTKWKYYNVLDNARYFVFSQQQLIIGCGTADPFLPYNRRLHEYLDQQHVAHTYIEQEGAHDHAYWSKAAQYQVLFFNFFFKSKQ from the coding sequence ATGAAACATTCGATTATCATGCTGTGGGTGCTGCTGGCGCCGGTTTTGTTTGTGAAGGCTGCCACAGTAGATACTGTTGCTGTTTTCAGCACTGCGATGAACAAACCCATTAGAACCCTCGTTGTATCCCCGGCTCAGAAGAAGGCAGGACAACGTTTTCCGACAGTATATGTACTTCACGGATACAGTGGCAATCCCGACAGAACTTTGAAAGAAGATATTCCGGCTTTGCCGGAAATGGCAGATCAGTACGGTATCATATTCATTCTTCCTGACGGAGGTTATGACAGTTGGTATATCAACAGCCCTGTCAAAAAGAACAGTATGTACGAAACCTTCATCGGACAGGAACTGGTCAGCTATATAGATCAGCATTATCCGACTACGGCATCACGCGACCAGCGCGGCCTGATGGGCTGGAGTATGGGTGGCCACGGTGCGCTGTATATCGGATTAAAACAATCTTCAAATTTTGGTGTGTTGGGTAGTATTTGCGGCGCTGTGGACTTCACCCCGTTTGTGATGGATTTCGGCATTGATAAACTGGTAGGGGCAGACAGCACAAAATGGAAATATTACAATGTGCTGGACAATGCCCGGTATTTTGTTTTCAGCCAGCAGCAGCTGATTATCGGCTGTGGTACTGCCGATCCTTTTCTGCCCTACAACCGCCGGCTTCATGAATACCTCGACCAGCAACATGTGGCGCATACCTATATTGAACAGGAAGGTGCACATGATCATGCATACTGGTCAAAAGCTGCGCAATACCAGGTTTTGTTCTTTAATTTTTTCTTTAAATCGAAGCAGTAG
- a CDS encoding fatty acid desaturase family protein yields the protein MREGKDLILATKPYASEIRSSSWFHLFTTLGLLLIALTGTIMIPFFVGRLVISILSGLLIVRMFVIYHDHQHHTILQQSRVANAIMTIFGLYILAPTSIWKRSHDYHHKHNSKLFSASIGSYPIATRQKFEQMGRRERRAYLFSRHPLTILAGYLSMFMIGMCLQSFLSSPRKHLDSLLALVLHISGSVAICYFLGWQTWMFFILIPFTISCSIGAYLFYAQHNFPGVTFNDNEDWCYHEAALLSSSYMLMSPVMNWFTANIGYHHIHHLNARIPFYRLPQVMADIPELQNAKTTSLRIKDIIACCRLKIWDPQLQRMLSLREAATLRTRGYQPQPAIVTEAVS from the coding sequence ATGCGCGAAGGGAAAGACCTTATACTGGCTACTAAACCCTATGCCAGTGAAATCAGGTCCAGCAGCTGGTTTCATTTATTTACTACACTGGGACTACTTTTAATTGCCCTTACCGGGACCATCATGATTCCGTTTTTTGTCGGGAGGTTAGTCATCAGTATTCTTTCTGGCCTGCTCATTGTGCGGATGTTCGTCATCTATCATGATCATCAGCACCATACCATCCTGCAGCAATCCCGTGTGGCTAACGCCATCATGACCATTTTTGGCCTGTACATCCTGGCTCCCACCAGCATATGGAAACGTTCTCACGATTATCATCACAAACATAATTCAAAACTGTTCAGTGCCAGCATTGGCTCCTACCCTATCGCCACCCGGCAGAAATTTGAACAGATGGGCCGTAGGGAAAGAAGAGCTTATCTCTTCAGCAGACATCCGCTTACCATCCTCGCCGGCTATCTGTCCATGTTCATGATCGGTATGTGTCTGCAATCATTTCTCAGCAGCCCGCGTAAACATCTCGACAGCCTTCTGGCCCTGGTATTACATATATCCGGCAGCGTAGCCATCTGTTATTTCCTCGGCTGGCAGACCTGGATGTTTTTTATCCTGATACCTTTTACTATCTCCTGCAGTATTGGTGCTTACCTGTTTTATGCACAACATAATTTCCCTGGTGTTACCTTCAACGATAATGAAGACTGGTGTTATCACGAAGCTGCCTTGCTGTCATCCAGCTATATGCTGATGTCGCCGGTGATGAACTGGTTTACCGCCAACATAGGCTATCACCATATTCACCATCTGAATGCGCGTATTCCTTTCTATCGGTTACCACAGGTAATGGCCGACATCCCGGAACTGCAAAATGCCAAAACCACCAGCCTCCGCATAAAGGATATTATTGCCTGTTGCAGGCTCAAAATATGGGACCCTCAACTACAACGTATGCTTTCGCTCCGCGAAGCAGCTACCCTGAGAACCCGTGGCTATCAGCCACAGCCAGCTATTGTAACAGAAGCTGTTTCATAA
- a CDS encoding lysophospholipid acyltransferase family protein translates to MSIIIYYCLQPVIYGVALLPFRLLYLLSDAMYVLLYYVLSYRKKVVMSNLRASFPDKSDTELKRICKDFYHYLCDMFLETFKTLTISEAEMVKRCSFTPATVALFNQLAEQKKSTVLVMGHKGNWEWAGNTFSILCKQQLYVIYHPLANKQFNNLMYKMRTRFGTKLIAMQDTFREMVKNRQEVNATAFIADQSPQPATAQWTTFLHQDTPVSKGTEKIAQKMNYPVVYVSVIRIKRGYYRVEASMLVETPTSENEGAITISHTRKLEQDIMEQPATWLWSHRRWKHKRSQPV, encoded by the coding sequence TTGTCAATTATTATTTATTACTGCCTACAACCTGTTATTTATGGTGTGGCACTATTGCCATTCCGTTTATTGTACCTGTTATCCGATGCTATGTATGTGTTGCTTTACTATGTCCTGTCGTACAGGAAAAAAGTGGTAATGAGCAACCTGCGTGCATCTTTTCCAGATAAGAGCGACACAGAACTGAAGCGAATCTGCAAGGATTTCTATCACTACCTCTGTGACATGTTTCTGGAAACATTCAAAACACTTACCATCAGCGAAGCTGAGATGGTAAAACGTTGCAGTTTTACGCCTGCCACCGTAGCATTATTTAATCAACTCGCCGAACAAAAAAAGAGCACCGTACTGGTGATGGGCCATAAAGGCAACTGGGAATGGGCCGGTAATACCTTCAGCATATTGTGTAAGCAACAGCTTTATGTGATCTATCATCCCCTGGCCAACAAACAATTCAACAACCTGATGTATAAAATGCGTACCCGCTTTGGCACCAAATTAATTGCCATGCAGGACACATTTCGTGAAATGGTGAAAAACAGACAGGAGGTAAACGCCACCGCGTTTATCGCAGATCAGTCACCACAACCCGCTACCGCTCAGTGGACCACCTTCCTTCATCAGGATACACCTGTTTCCAAAGGCACAGAGAAGATAGCCCAGAAAATGAACTACCCGGTTGTATATGTATCCGTTATCCGCATCAAAAGAGGCTACTACAGGGTAGAAGCTTCCATGCTGGTAGAAACACCAACGTCCGAAAACGAAGGTGCTATCACGATATCGCATACACGAAAACTGGAACAAGATATTATGGAACAACCTGCAACCTGGCTCTGGTCGCACAGAAGATGGAAGCACAAACGTAGCCAGCCTGTATAA
- a CDS encoding hydrogenase, producing the protein MVASAQPRQGNKLIFLGLVLFLIGLITGLFGHSMANPRMALSAHLEGVMNGIFLIVLGLIWEKMILSSTWLKIIYWLVVFGTFANLVAVLIAAITGAGKMMPIAGGQPGTPWVDGIISFLLISLSLAMVAACVIILIGMYKRLRIQ; encoded by the coding sequence ATGGTAGCCTCCGCTCAGCCCCGTCAGGGTAACAAACTCATCTTTCTTGGCCTTGTATTGTTCCTGATAGGATTGATTACCGGCCTTTTCGGCCATTCCATGGCTAATCCGCGAATGGCTTTGAGCGCCCATCTGGAAGGAGTAATGAATGGGATATTTTTAATAGTACTCGGACTGATATGGGAAAAAATGATACTATCCTCCACCTGGCTGAAGATAATATACTGGCTGGTGGTGTTCGGCACATTCGCCAATCTGGTAGCGGTTTTAATAGCGGCGATTACCGGTGCCGGTAAAATGATGCCTATAGCAGGCGGGCAACCAGGAACACCTTGGGTAGATGGTATCATCTCTTTCCTGCTGATATCACTTTCACTGGCCATGGTGGCTGCCTGCGTGATTATACTGATCGGTATGTACAAACGCCTCCGCATTCAATAG
- a CDS encoding polysaccharide deacetylase family protein — protein MKTATRWADGSRLVVSISMQFESGGQPDNAESPFPQNMEKGYSDLPAATWYQYGYKEGIPRMLDNWDKLGIKVTSHMVGSAVLNNPQLAKEIVDRGHEAAAHGMNWSAQYNLPYEDEKKFIKDGLDAVKKVTGATTVGYNANWLRRGENTLKILQELGFTYHIDDLSRDEPFIIQVNNRDFAVVPYTLRNNDILLIEGRHFSTDQFFSQVKADFDQLYAEGEFKRRQLSISFHDRIGGSPQMVKTAYDLIKYMQQHKGVSFKRKDQIAELILNDRTAIREK, from the coding sequence ATGAAAACAGCCACCCGATGGGCAGACGGCTCCAGGTTAGTCGTGTCCATATCCATGCAATTCGAATCGGGCGGACAGCCGGATAATGCGGAGAGCCCATTCCCACAGAATATGGAAAAAGGATACAGCGATTTGCCGGCAGCAACCTGGTATCAATATGGCTACAAGGAAGGCATTCCCCGGATGCTGGATAACTGGGATAAACTGGGTATTAAGGTAACCTCCCATATGGTGGGATCTGCGGTACTCAATAATCCCCAGCTGGCAAAGGAAATAGTGGACCGGGGCCATGAAGCCGCCGCCCATGGCATGAACTGGAGCGCACAGTATAATCTGCCCTATGAGGATGAAAAGAAATTTATAAAGGATGGGCTGGACGCAGTTAAAAAAGTTACAGGAGCTACTACAGTAGGATATAACGCCAACTGGTTGCGCAGAGGTGAAAATACCCTGAAAATACTGCAGGAGCTTGGGTTTACCTATCATATCGATGATTTGAGCAGAGATGAGCCCTTTATCATCCAGGTAAATAACCGGGACTTTGCCGTGGTACCTTATACATTGAGAAATAATGATATATTGCTCATTGAAGGAAGACATTTTTCAACAGACCAGTTTTTTTCACAGGTAAAGGCAGATTTTGATCAGTTGTATGCTGAAGGAGAATTTAAAAGAAGACAGCTGTCCATCAGCTTCCACGACCGTATCGGTGGCTCGCCACAGATGGTAAAGACGGCATATGATCTCATTAAATACATGCAACAGCATAAAGGCGTTTCTTTCAAACGGAAAGACCAGATCGCTGAATTGATATTGAATGACAGGACCGCCATCCGGGAAAAATAA
- a CDS encoding ABC transporter permease, producing MFKDFARATFRNLWKEKFFTGINVMGLAIAIAACLLLFKYVYFEMSFDKFHINNNNIYRVTSLWNKGKVQEDHRALTVPWTGPGAKEIFPEIAEYGRLAPVKTFIGKEVISYEDKKISEDNVYFADPGFLKMFSFNMLRGSMANALSKPFTIVLTESLAMKYFKSLDDIVGKTLTIKTGGQLEQETFEVTGIIKDPPVNSHIQFNALLSFTSIFHGLNEGSTWWHWDYTYNYLLLRDGADPVHLGQKMSQERKRLFGAEMGNFSDEIEFVLQPLSAIHLGPDLKFGISKNTSRSALYFLILIGIFILIIGYINYINLAVAKSIERAKEIGVRKTLGAHRSGLIRQFLFESLFINVLAMLVALLLTTLLLPLFERFVEVHLSVAGHLSATVVFLLLLLIVGTFAAGLYPAFVLSSLKPIDALKDRAAKHMQGGGLRKVLVVGQFASAVLLICGTVTVFKQLHYMKNVELGMKMEKVVVMKGLGAFEENQYQYLKSELQKIPAIEKVAAASAVPGDELQAIRSKIIKVNGQKSNDIDIVLVDEDFFDALEIKRISGRGFNLASDQDASSVIVNESAAALMGYSDPGKALHANVQWDKGAFGHGGKTTRVVGVVSDYYQRAKKSQKTPVVYLPRKFFNPRWTNQYYLVKYQADNPASMLEVLKSRWQQAFGNVPFDYFFLEDHFNIQYKPEQLFGNVFSLFTFLALVIAALGLFALSSFTILQRSREIAIRKVMYASESDIVKLFLKDYLKLILVAYLVAMPVGFVLISKWLDDYANRITIGVWFYTVPALVIVLVALLSVSFQTWKAAVKRPILALTD from the coding sequence ATGTTCAAAGACTTTGCCCGCGCCACTTTCCGTAACCTATGGAAAGAGAAGTTTTTTACCGGTATCAATGTAATGGGGCTGGCCATCGCTATCGCAGCCTGCCTGTTGCTTTTTAAATATGTTTATTTTGAAATGAGCTTTGATAAGTTTCATATCAATAATAATAACATTTACCGGGTAACTTCTCTTTGGAACAAAGGCAAGGTACAGGAAGATCACAGGGCGCTCACCGTTCCCTGGACAGGACCGGGTGCCAAGGAAATCTTCCCGGAAATTGCGGAGTATGGGCGTTTGGCGCCGGTGAAAACTTTTATTGGGAAAGAAGTGATCAGCTATGAAGATAAAAAGATCAGTGAAGACAACGTATATTTTGCGGATCCCGGGTTTTTAAAAATGTTCTCTTTTAACATGCTGAGAGGAAGTATGGCCAACGCACTTAGTAAACCCTTTACAATAGTGCTGACAGAGTCCCTTGCTATGAAATATTTCAAATCACTGGACGATATTGTTGGTAAAACCCTAACGATAAAAACAGGCGGACAACTGGAGCAGGAAACCTTTGAGGTGACTGGCATTATAAAAGACCCGCCCGTCAATTCCCATATTCAGTTTAATGCACTGCTGTCCTTTACCTCTATCTTCCATGGACTAAACGAAGGAAGTACCTGGTGGCATTGGGATTATACCTATAACTATTTGTTATTGAGGGATGGTGCCGATCCGGTACATCTCGGGCAAAAAATGTCGCAGGAGCGAAAACGTTTGTTTGGCGCAGAGATGGGGAACTTCAGTGATGAAATTGAATTTGTGCTGCAACCCTTGTCAGCCATACATCTTGGTCCCGATCTCAAATTTGGGATAAGTAAAAACACCAGCCGGTCGGCCCTTTATTTCCTGATACTCATCGGTATATTCATCCTGATCATTGGCTACATCAACTATATCAACCTGGCTGTTGCAAAGTCTATAGAACGAGCTAAGGAAATCGGAGTCAGAAAGACACTGGGTGCGCATCGCTCCGGATTAATCAGACAGTTTCTATTCGAATCGCTGTTTATTAATGTGCTGGCTATGCTGGTGGCATTGTTGCTTACTACACTGCTGTTGCCTTTGTTTGAACGTTTTGTGGAGGTACATTTGTCTGTAGCCGGCCACCTTTCGGCTACGGTTGTTTTCCTGTTGTTATTGTTGATCGTTGGCACTTTCGCGGCCGGTTTATATCCTGCATTTGTTTTGTCTTCCCTTAAACCGATAGATGCGCTAAAAGACAGGGCAGCAAAACATATGCAGGGAGGCGGACTCAGAAAGGTATTGGTCGTCGGTCAGTTTGCATCGGCGGTATTGCTTATTTGCGGAACCGTCACTGTTTTTAAGCAGCTCCACTATATGAAAAATGTGGAGCTGGGCATGAAAATGGAGAAGGTGGTGGTGATGAAAGGACTGGGTGCTTTTGAAGAAAATCAGTATCAGTATCTCAAATCGGAATTGCAGAAAATACCTGCCATAGAAAAGGTGGCCGCTGCTTCAGCAGTACCGGGTGACGAATTACAGGCAATCCGGTCTAAGATCATCAAGGTCAATGGCCAGAAGAGTAACGATATAGATATTGTACTGGTGGATGAAGATTTTTTTGATGCCCTGGAGATTAAGCGCATTAGCGGAAGAGGCTTTAATCTTGCTTCTGATCAGGATGCATCATCTGTTATTGTTAATGAATCGGCTGCTGCATTGATGGGCTATAGTGATCCGGGCAAAGCCCTGCATGCCAATGTACAATGGGATAAGGGAGCTTTCGGACATGGAGGCAAAACCACCAGGGTAGTAGGGGTGGTCAGTGATTATTATCAACGTGCAAAAAAATCGCAGAAGACTCCTGTTGTTTATCTGCCAAGGAAGTTCTTTAATCCAAGGTGGACCAATCAGTATTATCTGGTAAAGTACCAGGCCGATAATCCGGCTTCCATGCTGGAAGTACTCAAATCCAGGTGGCAGCAGGCATTTGGCAATGTACCCTTCGATTATTTCTTCCTCGAAGATCATTTTAATATCCAGTATAAACCTGAGCAGCTGTTCGGAAATGTATTCAGTCTGTTTACTTTCCTGGCACTGGTGATTGCTGCATTAGGTCTGTTTGCGCTTTCTTCCTTTACCATTCTTCAGCGTAGCCGGGAAATTGCCATCCGTAAAGTGATGTATGCATCTGAAAGTGATATTGTAAAGTTGTTTCTGAAAGACTATCTGAAACTGATCCTGGTGGCTTATCTGGTGGCGATGCCTGTTGGTTTTGTTTTGATATCAAAATGGCTGGATGATTACGCGAATCGTATTACGATAGGTGTCTGGTTTTATACAGTGCCGGCGCTGGTGATAGTGTTGGTGGCATTGTTGAGTGTATCCTTTCAAACCTGGAAGGCTGCTGTGAAGCGGCCCATATTGGCACTTACAGACTGA